Proteins encoded together in one Solanum lycopersicum chromosome 7, SLM_r2.1 window:
- the LOC112941869 gene encoding uncharacterized protein, translating into MVVDSRVQMTKFLYGVSDLVKTECRNVLLSGDMNISRLLTHAKQVEVDKLREQSKENKKARTGYYDYSQQYDQKGKSLGSKTQRCVSGTKTYPTFPMCDKNYLVKCHAGKEECFGCGQFGHKFRDCPSRQGQGRGNGRAQSITSVAPASRPTQQGNLSSTCGSQCHYRLYVVQARQDQENSPNVNTEYALSRLLMGSVAHVEKERKELVKDVHRIARLGDGLISISESGVTVQNGT; encoded by the exons ATGGTTGTTGACTCCAGGGTGCAGATGACTAAGTTCTTGTATGGGGTATCAGATTTGGTGAAAACTGAGTGCAGAAATGTATTGTTATctggagatatgaacatctctagacTTCTGACTCATGCTAAGCAGGTTGAGGTTGATAAACTTAGGGAACAGTCtaaggaaaataagaaggctaggactgggtactatgactattctcagca GTACGATCAGAAGGGTAAATCACTAGGCTCGAAAACTCAGAGATgtgtttcaggcaccaagacttaccccactttcCCTATGTGTGATAAGAACTATCTAGTCAAGTGTCATGCAGGAAAAGAGGAATGTTTTGGGTGCGGTCAGTTTGGTCACAAGTTTagggattgtccttctagacaaGGTCAAGGACGTGGAAATGGTAGAGCTCAGTCTATAACTTCAGTAGCACCAGCCAGTCGCCCAACTCAGCAGGGTAACTTATCAAGTACATGTGGCAGTCAGTGCCACTACAGGTTGTACGTTGTTCAGGCACGCCAAGATCAGGAAAATTCTCCTAATGTTAACACTG AatatgctcttagtagattacttatgggtagtgtagcccatgttgagaaagaaaggaaggagctagtgaaggatgttcacaggatTGCTCGCTTGGGAGATGGACTTATTAGCATATCAGAaagtggtgtaacagttcagaatgggaCATAA
- the LOC138337485 gene encoding uncharacterized protein, whose translation MVGKVAYELELPAELVEVHPVFHISLLKKCVGDPASIVPLESVAMNGSLSYEDVPLETLDLHVISLRSKEVDLVKVFWRSQFAEGATLEAEAAMKAKYSNFFPSDFTPS comes from the coding sequence ATGGTTGGAAAGGTGGcgtatgagttagagttgccagcagaattagttgaagtgcatccggtcttccacatctcactcttgaagaagtgtgtgggtgatccagcctctatagtgccattGGAGAGTGTGGCAATGAACggtagtctttcttatgaggatgtgcCACTTGAGACTCTTGACCTTCATGTCATAAGTTTGAGAAGCAAAGAAGTCGATCTGGTCAAAGTTTTTTGGAGAAGTCAGTTCGCAGAGGGAGCTACTttggaagcagaagcagccatgaaagccaagtattcGAACTTCTTTCCTTCCGATTTCACTCcatcttga